In the genome of Paenibacillus pabuli, one region contains:
- the argH gene encoding argininosuccinate lyase, with translation MSKLWGGRFTKQTNHLVEEYTASINFDKALAEEDIQGSLAHVTMLGKCGILPAEDVETIKEGLITVLHKIRAGEVEFSVSDEDIHMNIEKNLIDTIGPVGGKLHTGRSRNDQVATDMHLYLRERVVGFVGMLHSLQEALIGQAKDNLDTIVPGYTHLQRAQPILFAHHLMAYVSMFQRDAERLMDSYKRINVLPLGAGALAGTTFPIDRHFVAEQLGFDGVYENSLDAVSDRDFIVEFLAAASLIMTHLSRLSEELVLWSSTEFGFVELDDAFCTGSSIMPQKKNPDVPELVRGKTGRVYGNLIGLLTVLKSLPLAYNKDMQEDKEGMFDTVATLEGALQLFAPMIATMTVNKGRMRQAVNQDFSNATDIADFLVGEGLPFRQAHEVIGKTVLYCIQNGKYLLDLTIDEFRQFSPLFDERIYDVLQPEAVVNARNVYGGTASNQVAEAIARSEKVLEVTEQWITNRG, from the coding sequence GTGAGCAAGCTGTGGGGAGGACGTTTTACCAAACAAACCAATCACCTGGTCGAGGAATACACAGCGTCAATCAACTTTGACAAAGCGCTGGCCGAGGAAGATATTCAAGGAAGTCTGGCTCATGTCACGATGTTGGGCAAATGCGGTATTCTGCCGGCAGAGGATGTAGAGACAATTAAGGAGGGTTTAATCACCGTTCTGCATAAAATTCGTGCAGGCGAAGTGGAATTCTCCGTATCGGATGAAGACATCCACATGAACATTGAGAAAAACCTGATTGATACCATCGGCCCTGTAGGCGGCAAATTGCATACAGGACGCAGCCGGAATGACCAAGTGGCGACCGATATGCACTTGTACTTGCGTGAGCGCGTGGTTGGATTTGTTGGCATGCTGCACTCGCTGCAGGAAGCGCTGATCGGACAAGCCAAAGATAATCTCGATACGATAGTACCGGGGTATACACATCTTCAACGTGCACAACCGATTCTGTTCGCCCATCACCTGATGGCTTATGTATCGATGTTCCAGCGGGATGCGGAGCGTCTGATGGACAGCTACAAACGCATTAACGTGCTGCCGCTGGGTGCAGGTGCGCTTGCAGGCACAACGTTCCCGATTGACCGTCATTTTGTCGCGGAACAACTGGGCTTCGATGGTGTGTACGAGAACAGCCTGGACGCAGTAAGCGACCGTGACTTCATCGTTGAGTTCCTGGCAGCCGCTTCGCTGATCATGACGCACTTGTCCCGTCTGAGCGAAGAGCTGGTCCTGTGGAGCAGCACGGAGTTTGGTTTTGTTGAACTGGATGATGCATTCTGCACGGGCAGCAGCATTATGCCACAGAAGAAAAATCCGGATGTTCCGGAACTCGTTCGTGGTAAAACAGGACGTGTGTACGGCAACCTGATCGGTTTGCTGACTGTATTGAAATCTCTGCCGCTTGCTTACAACAAGGACATGCAGGAAGACAAGGAAGGCATGTTTGACACGGTAGCGACGCTGGAGGGTGCACTTCAACTGTTCGCTCCGATGATTGCGACGATGACGGTCAACAAAGGTCGGATGCGCCAAGCGGTCAATCAGGATTTCTCCAACGCTACAGATATTGCGGACTTCCTCGTGGGCGAAGGTTTGCCATTCCGCCAAGCGCACGAAGTTATCGGAAAAACAGTATTGTACTGTATCCAGAACGGCAAATATTTGCTGGATCTGACCATTGATGAATTCCGTCAGTTCTCCCCATTGTTCGATGAGCGTATTTACGACGTGCTGCAACCAGAAGCGGTTGTAAATGCTCGTAATGTGTACGGCGGAACAGCATCGAACCAGGTGGCTGAGGCGATTGCACGCAGTGAAAAGGTGCTGGAAGTGACAGAGCAATGGATCACCAATCGGGGTTAA
- a CDS encoding argininosuccinate synthase has product MAKEKIVLAYSGGLDTSVILKWLKETYDAEIIAFTADIGQKDELDGLEEKALATGASKVYIDDLRDEFAKDFIYPMFQAGALYEGQYLLGTSIARPLIAKRMVDIARAEGATAIAHGATGKGNDQVRFELNAAALTPDIQVIAPWRLEEFRNQFPGRAEMIAYAEKHGIPVTASAAKPYSTDRNLLHISYESGVLEDPWFDPSTDENKDMFLLSSAPEDAPDQAEYVELEFEQGDCVALNGERLSPLQVMEQLNELGGKHGIGRVDMVENRFVGMKSRGVYETPGGTILFTAHRKMESITMDREVMNLRDSLITRYSTLVYNGFWFAPERLALQALVTESQKNVTGTVRVKLYKGNVIGAGVKSPVSLYNPDIATMEADPTQAYDQGDATGFIRLNALRLKVHSGVEQNKN; this is encoded by the coding sequence ATGGCTAAGGAAAAAATCGTACTCGCATATTCTGGCGGGTTAGACACATCTGTAATTTTGAAATGGTTGAAAGAAACATATGATGCGGAGATTATCGCATTTACAGCGGATATCGGACAAAAGGATGAATTGGACGGCCTTGAGGAAAAAGCACTCGCTACAGGCGCTTCCAAAGTGTATATCGATGATCTGCGCGACGAGTTCGCCAAAGATTTCATCTATCCCATGTTCCAGGCGGGTGCCCTCTATGAAGGACAATACCTGCTTGGCACAAGTATCGCACGTCCACTGATCGCTAAACGTATGGTCGATATCGCTCGTGCAGAAGGCGCTACTGCGATTGCTCACGGCGCTACGGGTAAAGGAAATGATCAGGTTCGTTTTGAGTTGAACGCAGCTGCGCTGACACCAGACATCCAAGTCATTGCACCTTGGCGTCTGGAAGAGTTCCGTAACCAGTTCCCAGGACGTGCTGAGATGATCGCTTACGCTGAAAAACACGGCATTCCGGTAACTGCATCGGCAGCAAAACCATACTCCACAGACCGTAACCTGCTGCACATCAGCTATGAGAGCGGTGTGCTTGAAGATCCTTGGTTTGATCCTAGTACGGACGAGAACAAAGACATGTTCCTGCTCAGCAGTGCACCTGAAGATGCACCGGATCAAGCAGAATATGTTGAACTTGAATTCGAACAAGGGGACTGTGTTGCACTGAACGGTGAGCGTCTGAGCCCACTGCAAGTCATGGAGCAACTCAACGAGCTTGGCGGCAAACATGGTATCGGCCGTGTGGACATGGTAGAGAACCGCTTCGTTGGTATGAAGAGCCGTGGCGTATATGAGACACCGGGCGGAACCATTCTGTTCACAGCACACCGCAAAATGGAATCCATCACGATGGACCGTGAAGTCATGAACCTGCGTGACAGCTTGATCACACGTTACAGCACACTCGTTTACAACGGTTTCTGGTTCGCACCAGAACGTTTGGCGCTGCAAGCACTGGTGACGGAAAGCCAGAAAAATGTAACAGGTACCGTTCGTGTGAAACTGTATAAAGGCAACGTTATTGGCGCAGGGGTGAAAAGCCCTGTCAGCCTGTACAACCCGGACATTGCCACAATGGAAGCTGATCCAACACAAGCATACGATCAAGGGGATGCAACGGGTTTTATCCGCTTGAATGCATTGCGTTTGAAAGTACATTCCGGTGTGGAACAAAACAAAAACTAA
- the argF gene encoding ornithine carbamoyltransferase, whose amino-acid sequence MTQTQQTEKVQKVDLRGRDFIEFTDYTAEEIRYLLDLAIEIKGKQKNGVPYQPLQGKTIGLIFEKSSTRTRVSFEVGMFQLGGHALFLSKNDIQLGRGETTHDTAKVLSRYLDGIMIRTFGHHNVTELAQHADVPVINGLSDAAHPCQVLADFQTVLEHKGKLEGLKMAYVGDGNNMAHSLMLGAAKMGMHVAVATPEGYEPDSTVVEQARSIAQESGSQVIVTYSAQEAVKDADIVYTDVWASMGFEEEQKIREQAFAAYQVDEELMKGAKPDYMFLHCLPAHRGEEVSAGVIDGPNSLIFDQAENRLHAQKALMAALMSE is encoded by the coding sequence ATGACACAAACGCAACAGACGGAGAAGGTACAGAAAGTCGATCTTAGAGGCCGTGATTTTATTGAATTTACAGATTATACAGCGGAGGAAATCCGCTATTTGCTGGACCTCGCGATTGAGATTAAAGGCAAACAAAAAAACGGTGTGCCGTATCAGCCGCTCCAAGGCAAAACGATCGGACTCATTTTTGAAAAATCATCTACACGTACGCGTGTATCTTTTGAAGTCGGCATGTTCCAACTCGGCGGTCACGCGCTCTTCCTGAGCAAAAATGATATCCAGCTTGGTCGCGGGGAAACGACACATGATACAGCCAAAGTCTTGTCTCGTTACCTGGACGGCATCATGATCCGTACCTTTGGACACCATAATGTGACTGAACTGGCACAACATGCGGATGTTCCGGTGATTAACGGCCTGAGCGATGCAGCGCATCCATGCCAAGTACTTGCGGATTTCCAAACCGTGTTGGAGCATAAAGGCAAGCTGGAAGGTCTGAAAATGGCTTATGTTGGCGACGGCAATAACATGGCGCATTCCCTGATGCTTGGTGCAGCGAAGATGGGTATGCATGTTGCGGTAGCGACTCCGGAAGGATATGAGCCTGACAGCACAGTGGTGGAGCAGGCGCGCAGCATTGCACAGGAGAGCGGCTCACAGGTGATTGTGACTTACAGTGCACAGGAAGCTGTGAAAGATGCAGATATCGTGTATACGGATGTATGGGCGAGTATGGGTTTTGAAGAGGAACAGAAGATTCGTGAACAAGCATTCGCTGCGTATCAGGTGGATGAGGAACTGATGAAAGGTGCGAAGCCGGATTACATGTTCCTGCACTGCCTGCCAGCTCACCGTGGAGAAGAAGTGAGTGCTGGGGTAATCGACGGTCCTAACTCCCTGATCTTTGATCAGGCGGAGAACCGGCTGCATGCGCAAAAAGCATTGATGGCTGCGTTAATGAGCGAATAG
- a CDS encoding aspartate aminotransferase family protein has product MAKGNEQPGSGTAVAGVAATGAALQTESSLFQTYARYPISLVKGKGSWLWDDQGNRYLDFMCGLAVTSLGHAPEKVGAKLKAQIDELWHVSNLFQIPGQEKAAALLTANTCADAVFFCNSGAEANEAAIKLARRYHQKVKGTGRYEVITFAQSFHGRTLATLTATGQDKVKEGFLPLPAGFVTVPLHDTAALEAAIGPNTAAIMLEMVQAEGGVHPVKPDFVHHVRKLCEEHGLLLIVDEVQTGMGRTGKLFAHEHYGIEPDIFTVAKGIGSGFPVGAMLGKGYLKDAFTAGSHATTFGGTPLASSVVIATIETMLEDQLPARAAEMGEYLMNSLRERLAGNSFVKEVRGMGLLVGIECAEAVGDIVLAGQKRGILFVSAGPNVIRLLPNLYVSKEEIDEAVSLVAALIEEHVAAKNA; this is encoded by the coding sequence ATGGCAAAAGGCAATGAACAGCCAGGTTCTGGCACAGCAGTAGCGGGCGTAGCAGCAACAGGTGCAGCGTTACAGACGGAAAGCTCTCTTTTCCAAACGTATGCGCGTTATCCCATCAGTCTGGTCAAGGGTAAAGGCAGCTGGTTATGGGATGATCAAGGCAATCGTTACCTTGATTTCATGTGCGGGTTGGCTGTAACGAGTCTGGGCCATGCACCGGAGAAAGTCGGGGCCAAGCTGAAAGCTCAGATCGATGAGCTGTGGCATGTATCCAACCTGTTCCAGATCCCGGGTCAGGAAAAAGCAGCGGCTTTGTTGACAGCAAATACATGTGCAGACGCTGTGTTCTTTTGTAACAGTGGTGCAGAAGCGAATGAAGCGGCAATTAAACTGGCTCGTCGCTACCACCAGAAGGTAAAAGGCACAGGTCGGTACGAAGTCATTACATTTGCCCAATCCTTCCACGGACGGACACTCGCAACATTGACAGCAACTGGACAGGATAAGGTGAAAGAAGGATTTTTACCATTGCCAGCCGGATTTGTAACCGTACCATTGCATGACACAGCGGCTCTCGAAGCGGCGATCGGACCTAATACGGCAGCGATTATGCTGGAGATGGTGCAAGCCGAGGGCGGAGTACATCCGGTCAAACCAGATTTTGTCCATCACGTTCGGAAACTGTGTGAAGAGCACGGATTGCTGTTGATTGTGGATGAAGTACAGACCGGAATGGGACGTACAGGCAAACTGTTCGCGCATGAGCACTATGGCATTGAACCGGACATTTTCACGGTAGCCAAAGGTATTGGTAGTGGATTCCCTGTAGGTGCGATGCTGGGTAAAGGTTATCTGAAGGATGCGTTTACTGCGGGCAGCCATGCAACGACGTTTGGTGGTACACCCCTCGCTTCCTCCGTGGTCATTGCAACGATTGAAACGATGCTCGAAGATCAATTGCCAGCACGTGCAGCTGAAATGGGCGAATACCTGATGAACTCTTTGCGGGAGCGTCTGGCTGGTAATTCGTTTGTAAAAGAAGTTCGGGGTATGGGGCTGCTTGTTGGAATCGAATGTGCTGAAGCAGTTGGCGATATCGTGCTTGCTGGTCAGAAGCGGGGCATCCTCTTTGTATCCGCAGGACCGAATGTCATTCGTCTGCTTCCAAACTTGTATGTGAGCAAGGAAGAGATCGATGAGGCAGTATCCTTGGTTGCTGCGTTGATTGAAGAGCATGTGGCGGCGAAGAACGCCTAA
- the argB gene encoding acetylglutamate kinase: MNSTLQNESTGTEAGAEKQTFVMKCGGSTLAALPESFFADLRDLQSKGTQPVIVHGGGPAISDNLAKLGIETEFVNGLRKTTEPVLDVVEMVLAGSINKQIVRLIQRVGGRALGVSGVDGGLIQAKPVSNHAEIGWVGDVTGVNAEIIQGIVEMGYMPVIAPVGVDASGQRYNINADTAAGAVASHLGVSRMIVVTDVPGIMKNTGGEKKVLATVSVQEIEDMIQTGEIYGGMIPKVRAAIACIHGKVREVIIVDGSEPQILSRVLGGETIGTRIIRMQ, encoded by the coding sequence ATGAATTCAACATTGCAAAATGAGAGTACCGGAACTGAAGCAGGTGCCGAGAAGCAGACGTTTGTCATGAAATGCGGAGGCAGCACGCTGGCGGCATTGCCTGAATCCTTTTTTGCAGATCTGCGTGACTTGCAGTCCAAGGGAACTCAGCCTGTCATCGTGCATGGCGGCGGCCCTGCGATCTCAGACAATTTGGCGAAGCTCGGTATTGAGACCGAATTCGTAAACGGATTGCGTAAAACAACAGAACCCGTGCTGGATGTCGTGGAGATGGTTCTTGCGGGGAGTATTAATAAACAGATCGTACGTCTAATTCAGCGTGTGGGTGGACGTGCGCTGGGTGTGTCGGGTGTGGACGGTGGTCTGATCCAAGCGAAACCGGTCAGTAACCATGCAGAGATTGGGTGGGTCGGTGATGTAACGGGCGTTAACGCAGAGATTATTCAAGGCATTGTGGAAATGGGCTATATGCCAGTGATCGCGCCAGTTGGTGTAGATGCATCTGGCCAGCGCTATAACATTAATGCGGATACAGCCGCAGGTGCGGTAGCTTCCCATCTTGGAGTTAGCCGAATGATCGTTGTGACCGATGTCCCTGGCATCATGAAGAACACTGGCGGCGAGAAAAAAGTATTGGCAACTGTCTCCGTACAGGAGATTGAGGATATGATCCAAACTGGAGAAATCTATGGCGGCATGATTCCAAAGGTGCGTGCAGCGATCGCTTGTATTCACGGCAAAGTGCGTGAGGTCATTATCGTAGATGGCAGCGAACCACAGATCTTGAGCCGTGTGCTTGGCGGAGAAACGATCGGAACCCGAATTATCCGTATGCAATAA